The stretch of DNA CACCAAGCAGAGCCCGAGGTAACCCATGTTCAGCCTGACCGTCCGCCGCCACTTCATGATCGCCCACAGCTTGCCGCGTGAGGCCTTCGGCCCTGCCCAGGGCCTGCACGGCGCAACGTTCGTCGCAGAGGTGGCGTTCCGCCGTCGTGCCCTGAACGACAACGCGATCGTCCTGGATATCGGCGCCGCCGGAACCGTCATCGAGGAAGTGCTCGACGGGTTGAACTACAAGAACCTGGACGAACACCCCGACTTCGAGGGCAAGCTCAGCACCACCGAGGCCCTCGCCCAGTACATTGCCCAGGCCGTGGCGGCGAAGATCAGCAATGACGACGACGGCCGCCACCTGGACGGGATCGACGTCACCCTCCGCGAGAATCCGGATGCTTGGGCCACGTTCTCGCTGGACCTCAATGCCTGACCCATGCGCGTGGTGCGGCTACTGGTCCCGGCCAATATTCGCCACAGCTCCGGCGGGAACGTCTACAACGCCCGCCTGGCTGAAGGCCTGGGAAACCTGGGGTGGGAGGTGCAGGTCCTTCCGATCGAAGGGAACTGGCCCCACGTGTCCGCGAAAGACCGACGCCGGTTTGGCAGCGTTCTAGGCGCA from Pseudarthrobacter chlorophenolicus A6 encodes:
- a CDS encoding 6-pyruvoyl trahydropterin synthase family protein, with the protein product MFSLTVRRHFMIAHSLPREAFGPAQGLHGATFVAEVAFRRRALNDNAIVLDIGAAGTVIEEVLDGLNYKNLDEHPDFEGKLSTTEALAQYIAQAVAAKISNDDDGRHLDGIDVTLRENPDAWATFSLDLNA